The DNA region CAACTCCTCGAACCAGCACGGGAGTTCAGGAAGCCACGCCACGACTGCGGTGTCTGGGCACCGTCGTTGCGCCACCACGACGACCGCTTCTGGATCTTCTGGGGCGACCCCGACCACGGCATCTACCAGGTCAACGCCCCCGAGATACGCGGCCCTTGGACCCGCCCCCACCTCGTCAAGGCGGGCAAGGGACTCATAGACGCCTGCCCGCTGTGGGACGACGACACCGGCGAGGCGTACCTCGTGCACGCCTGGGCCAAGTCACGCTCCGGCGTCAAGAACCGGCTCACCGGCCATCGGATGCGGCCCGACGCCACCGGCCTGCTCGACGACGGCAAGGTGATCGTCGACGGCGACCGCATACCCGGCTGGTTCACGCTCGAAGGGCCGAAGCTGTACCGGCACGACGGCTGGTTCTGGATCTTCGCCCCGGCCGGCGGCGTCGAGACGGGCTGGCAGGGCGCGTTGCGCTCCCGCGACTTCTTCGGACCGTACGAGGAGAGGGTCGTCCTGGAGCAGGGTGACACCGACGTCAACGGCCCCCACCAGGGCGGCTGGGTGACCACCCCGTCCGGCGAGCACTGGTTCGCGCACTTCCAGGAGAAGGGCGCGTACGGGAGGGTCGTCCACCTCCAGCCGATGAGCTGGGGCACGGACGGCTGGCCGGTCCTCGGGGACGAGGGCGCCCCCGTCGCCGTACACCGCAAGCCCGGCCTGCCGCGGCAGCCGCTGTCGGCGCCCGCCACCGACGACGACTTCCCCGGCGGACGGTTCGGGCGGCAGTGGCAGTGGACCGCCAACCCGCAGGACGGCTGGGCCACCCAGCACTCGGGCGACGGGCTGCGGCTGGCCTGCGTACGGACGGTCGACGCGCAGGATCTGCGCAAATTACCGAACGTGCTCACCCAGCGGCTGCCCGGCACCCCGTGCACCGTCGAGGTCGAGCTGCGGCTCGACGCCGAGGAGCCCGGCGCGCGGGCCGGACTCGCCGTCCTGGGCGACGCGTTCAGCTGGATCGGACTCGAAC from Streptomyces sp. NBC_00258 includes:
- a CDS encoding glycoside hydrolase family 43 protein, coding for MSGQSTPAFTADLGDGTYRNPVLNADWSDPDLIRVGDDYYLTASSFGRVPGLPLLHSRDLVNWTLVGHALQLLEPAREFRKPRHDCGVWAPSLRHHDDRFWIFWGDPDHGIYQVNAPEIRGPWTRPHLVKAGKGLIDACPLWDDDTGEAYLVHAWAKSRSGVKNRLTGHRMRPDATGLLDDGKVIVDGDRIPGWFTLEGPKLYRHDGWFWIFAPAGGVETGWQGALRSRDFFGPYEERVVLEQGDTDVNGPHQGGWVTTPSGEHWFAHFQEKGAYGRVVHLQPMSWGTDGWPVLGDEGAPVAVHRKPGLPRQPLSAPATDDDFPGGRFGRQWQWTANPQDGWATQHSGDGLRLACVRTVDAQDLRKLPNVLTQRLPGTPCTVEVELRLDAEEPGARAGLAVLGDAFSWIGLERGADGTVHLVHRFAESVAERERDAAHPRAAPEGRARLRVEAGAGARCRFSHDLGSGWESSGQVFAATPWRWVGALLGLVALAPTGGGHAGAATFTQFRITAPPA